The genomic window AATTCTGCTTCATTTTGCAACAAGTACCATAAACCCTCAATAGCACTAGCCGCACGAGGTATAGGTGTCCAAGATAGTAGCAAGTATACTACTCCCCACAAAGGCTGACCTAGATAAAACTTATGCCATCCAGCAATCGGGCTGATAGTTCCCGTCAAAGCTAAAACTGCGGCAATTTTTCGACTTTTTGACCGATCGCTCATGTTTCGGCAACTCTAAATTCTTCTCCAGCAAGATTGATTATACACAAAATTGTTTATTAGTCAAGTGTAGAAATCTCACCGATCGAGATATTTAAGCCAAACCTTAAGTCTAGACTAGAATGATATTAAACGCCAAAGTGAAAATATTTTGGGCGATCGCACCTTTGTTATCCAAAAGCGCTATGGGATTTTTTGATTCTGAGATAGTCCAACAAGAAGCCAAACAACTATTTGAAGAATACCAAGCTTTAGTAAAGCTGGGTAATAGTTACGGCAAATTTGACCGCGACGGCAAAAAGCTGTTTATCGAACAAATGGAATCAATGATGGAGCGCTATAAAATTTTTATGAAACGCTTTGAGTTATCAGAAGATTTTATGGCTCAGATGACGGTAGAACAACTTAAAACTCAGCTAAATCAATTTGGTGTTACGCCGCAGCAAATGTTCGATCAGATGAACTCTACTTTAGAGCGGATGAAAGCTGAGTTAGAAAAGGGAGTGTAGAGACGTTGCACTGCAACGTCTCTACGATTATCGAGGGCGATCGAAATCCGAAGCCGGACGGAAGTTTTGTGCGGGCGTACCTTTCAAAGCTTTGGTCATAAAGTCCCGCCAAATCGGAGCAACAAAAGTACCACCAGTAGAACCATAACCCAACGGACGATAGTTATCATTTCCTACCCATACAGCCGTTGCTAATTGTGGCACGTAGCCCACAAACCAAATATCCCGCTCGGAAGATGTTGTTCCAGTCTTTCCGGCGGCGGGGCGACCAATTTGGGCAGCTTTTCCCGTACCGTTATTAATTACGCCTTGCATGACACTGGTTAGCGAAGCGGCAGCCCAAGGTTCGAGGACTAATTGAGGTTTGGGGGTATTATCTAATAAAACATTGCCATTGCTATCGGTAACACGGACAATCACCGTAGGCTCTGATTTCCAACCATAATTAGCCAAAGTGGCATAAGCATTAGCCATCTCTAGAGGAGTTACACCAATTGCACCTAAAGGCAAAGAGGTTACAGGCTCCATCGGGCTATTAATACCCAAAGTCCGGCAAGTTTCGATCACTTTATTCATTCCTACCGCCCGCCCAATTTTGATCGCCGGAATATTGCGCGATACTTCTAAAGCTTTACGAATCGACATTGCGCCGCTAAAGGAACTATCGTAGTTTTTGGGATAGTAATAACCACTAGCTTCTCGATACCGGACGGGGGTATCGGAAACAATAGAATTAGGGGTGTATTTGCCTGTGGCAAAAGCTGTGTAGTAAACAAAGGGTTTAAAAGCCGAACCCGGTTGACGGATAGCTTGAATGGCACGGTTAAATTCGCTCTTC from Synechocystis sp. PCC 7509 includes these protein-coding regions:
- a CDS encoding NINE protein; translated protein: MSDRSKSRKIAAVLALTGTISPIAGWHKFYLGQPLWGVVYLLLSWTPIPRAASAIEGLWYLLQNEAEFDDNFNQNGQNYSSKVVTEPNNVKTISEDLRQLDGLREDGLISEYEFEQKRRQMLDKID
- a CDS encoding DUF1825 family protein, which gives rise to MGFFDSEIVQQEAKQLFEEYQALVKLGNSYGKFDRDGKKLFIEQMESMMERYKIFMKRFELSEDFMAQMTVEQLKTQLNQFGVTPQQMFDQMNSTLERMKAELEKGV